ATCGGCCGGATGCTGGACGCCCTGGAGGAGAGTGGGGCGCTCGCGAACACCGCGATTTTCTTCGTGGCCGACCACGGTGAGGAGCTCTGGGACCACGGCGGCTGGGGCCACGGTTTCACCATGTACGACGAGGTGGTGCGCGTGCCGCTCATCGTCCGCTGGCCCGGGGTCTTCCCCGAGGGGACGGTCCGCGACGACCGGGTGAGCATCGCCGATATCTTTCCCACCGTCCTGGATACCCTGGGAATTGATTACGATCCGAAGCTCATCAGCGGACGTTCCCTGACGCTCTCCCCCGATCCTGGGCGCGTACTGTTCGCCGAATGCAGCCGTAATCAGAACCTCCCCGTCCTCAATCACCAACTACACCAGATAACCGTCCTCGCGCCGGAGGGATCGCTCATCCTGGACCGCGACACCGGCGACGTCCTCTACTTCACGCCCGAGGATGCGACCCAGCGGGACGAGGCGGGGGATGAGCACCCCGAGGACCGCGACCGTCTCCTGGGGCTGATCGAGAAGTACGACGCGGAGCAGGCCGCCCTGCGCGACACGTACAACCCGGAGGCGGCCGGTCTGAGCCCCGAAGAGACGGCGGCCCAGCTCGAGAACCTGCGCGCCGTCGGCTACCTGCAGTAATCGGCGCGATTCCCCGCCGGCGGCTCACCCCAACCTGGATGAGTAACCAGGCGTCGCTCGCGGCGGTGACCGTCCAGCTATCAACAAGTTCTTGTCGCGGAACAGACCCGTAGGGGCGACCCGTAGGACGAGTCCTCTGCGGTCGCCCGCGGGCGGTGGCGGAGCCCCGCCCCTACAGCCAAGAAACCTGTAAAAGTAACCGGCTCCGCTCGCGGCGGTAACCGTTCGAATAACCAAAGACTCTTGTCGCGGAACAGTTTGGAGCTTCAAGCTCCCCTTACGATGAAACTCACCGTCGGCTACCTCCAGTTCGAACCCCGCCCCGGCGACCCGGAGCTCAACCGGCGGCGGATGGTCGAGCTGCTCACCCCCCACCGGGCCGATCTGGTCGTCCTGCCGGAGCTGGCCACCTCGGGCTACTGCCTGGAGGCGGCGGCGATGCGGGCCGCGGCCGAGCCGCTGGACGGGCCGACCGCCGGGGCCCTTTGCGAGCTGGCCCGCCGGACCGGCGCCCATTACGTCGTCGGGCTGCCCGAGCTGGACGGCGGAAAGCTCTTCAACAGCGCCCTCCTCGTCGGGCCCGACGGCCCCGTGGCCGGCTACCGGAAGCTGCACCTCTTCGGTTTCGAGCCGGGAATTTTCACCCCGGGAGACGAAAAGCCCGAGCCGGTCGAATTCCGGGGGACCAGGATCGGCCTGATGATTTGTTTCGACTGGATTTACCCGGAAATGGCGCGGATTCTCGCCCTGGGTGGGGCGACGGTCCTCTGCCACCCGGCGAACCTCGTGCTGCCCCACTGCCCCGACGCCATGGTCACGCGCTGCCTGGAGAATCGGGTTTACGCCGTGACGGCCAACCGGGTGGGCGAAGAGGTGTGGCGGGGCGAAAAGACGCGGTTCATCGGGCGGAGTCAGGTGGTCACCCCGGCGGGGGAGGTGCTGGGGCGGGCCGATGAGGACGGGGAAAGATTCTTCAGCGTGGAGCTGGACACCGCCCTGGCCGAGGACAAGATCGTGCGGGGGAACGACCTCTTCGCCGGACGCCGGCGGGACCTGTACGGCGGGTTGTGCGAGTAAGAGGGGAGCCTCCCTCGGCTCACCAGTTCGTCGGCTCTATTTAAACGTAGGGCGGGGACTTTAGTCCCCGCCGCTTTTTTAAAGGTAGCCCTCACCCTCAATCCCGTGCCTCGCAGGCCTCCCACGGGGAGAGGGAGGCCGCTTTACCACTCACCCCGACCTGCGATGTTGCGATGACGTAGGGGGCGGACCTTCAGGTCCGCCCTTTTTTTAAACAGCCTTCACCCTGACCCGTAGGCGCTTGCTCCCACAGGGAGAGGGGACATGCAGCGGCGCTACCCGGAGATGAGCTTTTCCAGGCCCTTCCACAGGTTGTAGCTTGAGGTGATGAAGATAAGGCAGCCGACCAGAATAAGCATCACCTTGGGGGGAATCTTTTTGCAGATAAAGGCGGCGAAGGGGGCGACGATGATCCCCCCGCCCAGGAGGCCGACGATGATGGGCCAGAACTCAGTGAAACCGACTATGGACAGAAAGGTCACCGCCTGGGTGACGGTGACGAAGAACTCGGCGGTGTTGACGGAGCCGATGGCATAGCGCGGCTCGTGGCCGCCGCCGACGAGGGTGGTGGTGACGATGGGTCCCCAGCCGCCGCCGCCGATGGCGTCGAAGAAGCCGCCGATGGCCCCCAGAACGGCCAGGAAGGGTTTCGAGAAGTGCTTGGCCTCCTTTTCCGTATCCACCTCACGGTGCTTGGCGCGCGCCTTCAGGAGGATGCGCACCGCCATCGCCAACAGGTACACGCTGACGAAAGGCTTGACGTAATCCCCGGGGAATTCGGTCAACAGGTAGGCGCCGACCACTCCGCCGACCACCCCGGTGAAGACCAGCCCCAGGAAAAGGCGCTTTTCAACGTTCTTGAAGGCCAGGTGCGATATGCCCGAGACCAGGGTCGTCCCGGT
The DNA window shown above is from bacterium and carries:
- a CDS encoding sulfatase-like hydrolase/transferase, which translates into the protein IGRMLDALEESGALANTAIFFVADHGEELWDHGGWGHGFTMYDEVVRVPLIVRWPGVFPEGTVRDDRVSIADIFPTVLDTLGIDYDPKLISGRSLTLSPDPGRVLFAECSRNQNLPVLNHQLHQITVLAPEGSLILDRDTGDVLYFTPEDATQRDEAGDEHPEDRDRLLGLIEKYDAEQAALRDTYNPEAAGLSPEETAAQLENLRAVGYLQ
- a CDS encoding sulfite exporter TauE/SafE family protein yields the protein MNVLPDWMQLLPHWELIMLFAGVGIVAQLIDGSLGMAYGVSSNSLLMALGLQPKIATSCVKYAETGTTLVSGISHLAFKNVEKRLFLGLVFTGVVGGVVGAYLLTEFPGDYVKPFVSVYLLAMAVRILLKARAKHREVDTEKEAKHFSKPFLAVLGAIGGFFDAIGGGGWGPIVTTTLVGGGHEPRYAIGSVNTAEFFVTVTQAVTFLSIVGFTEFWPIIVGLLGGGIIVAPFAAFICKKIPPKVMLILVGCLIFITSSYNLWKGLEKLISG